In Leuconostoc kimchii IMSNU 11154, one genomic interval encodes:
- a CDS encoding helix-turn-helix domain-containing protein codes for MTETLTNQIGEQLKTARLKKNLTLDDIQASTKIQRRYLEAIENNNLGILPGDFYVRAFIRQYAMAVGLNPEDLLGETPASISRTNDLSRAHRDNDGVVRAGLDSSPSVQSRLSNMLPTIWMGALIVVVLIAVWFVLTHLTTGGQQSNDNGNVSVSTTNVPDDSSKQASSTAKASSSSKKKPKKTESKLDLGTPEQNVALQTTIYNLSGQADKQHVVKISAQGAGTNVRLTAGDTVLLNEMVTGDKTINIPKGTTAVNAQFTNVTNAVMTFDKQKVTVVDTATPFWNVLVNLDN; via the coding sequence ATGACTGAAACTTTAACAAACCAGATAGGTGAGCAACTAAAAACTGCACGCCTTAAGAAAAATTTAACATTAGATGATATTCAAGCATCAACCAAGATTCAGAGAAGATATCTTGAAGCGATTGAGAACAATAATCTTGGTATTTTACCAGGAGATTTTTATGTGCGTGCCTTTATTCGACAGTACGCCATGGCTGTTGGTTTAAATCCAGAAGATTTGTTAGGTGAAACGCCTGCTTCAATTTCTCGAACCAATGATCTCAGCCGAGCTCATCGAGATAATGATGGTGTTGTGCGTGCAGGATTAGATTCTTCACCATCCGTCCAGTCACGTCTATCAAACATGTTACCAACAATTTGGATGGGTGCGTTAATAGTTGTGGTGCTCATTGCTGTTTGGTTTGTGCTAACACATTTGACTACTGGGGGGCAACAAAGTAACGATAATGGTAATGTATCAGTATCAACAACCAACGTCCCTGATGATAGTTCTAAACAGGCATCGTCTACAGCTAAAGCATCGAGTTCAAGTAAAAAGAAACCAAAGAAAACTGAATCTAAATTAGATTTAGGAACACCTGAACAAAATGTTGCTTTGCAAACAACTATCTATAATTTATCAGGGCAGGCAGATAAACAGCATGTCGTTAAGATAAGCGCGCAAGGTGCAGGCACAAATGTTAGATTAACAGCTGGAGATACTGTTTTGTTAAATGAGATGGTTACTGGGGATAAAACAATTAATATTCCTAAAGGCACAACGGCTGTTAATGCGCAATTTACAAATGTGACTAATGCAGTTATGACATTTGACAAGCAAAAAGTTACTGTTGTTGACACGGCAACGCCGTTTTGGAACGTCTTAGTGAACTTGGATAATTAA
- the pgsA gene encoding CDP-diacylglycerol--glycerol-3-phosphate 3-phosphatidyltransferase gives MNLPNKLTVFRIILIPVFILILTLPYQWLTINVSDVALPMNWLIAAIVFAVASVTDFLDGKIARSQHLVTNFGKFADPLADKLLVLTALIFLTSFGVVPAWMTAVIVIRELAITGLRTLIVENNGQILAAQMPGKIKTFSQMFAIFFLYLKNIPFVFIGFPIGNILLWIAVIFTIYSGIDYFWQNRYVFSDGM, from the coding sequence ATGAATTTACCTAATAAACTAACTGTTTTTCGTATCATTTTAATCCCTGTTTTTATTTTAATATTGACATTGCCCTATCAATGGTTAACTATTAATGTATCAGATGTGGCATTACCAATGAATTGGTTGATTGCGGCCATCGTTTTTGCTGTTGCATCGGTTACTGATTTCTTGGATGGCAAGATAGCTCGTAGTCAACACCTGGTTACTAATTTTGGCAAATTTGCTGACCCATTGGCGGACAAATTATTAGTCTTAACTGCGTTGATATTTTTAACAAGTTTTGGTGTTGTACCTGCTTGGATGACAGCTGTGATTGTCATCCGTGAATTAGCTATTACTGGACTAAGAACATTAATTGTTGAAAATAATGGTCAGATATTGGCAGCGCAGATGCCCGGTAAAATTAAAACATTTTCTCAAATGTTTGCTATTTTTTTCTTATACCTTAAAAACATACCATTTGTTTTTATAGGTTTTCCAATCGGAAATATTTTGTTATGGATTGCGGTTATTTTTACCATATATTCCGGTATAGATTATTTTTGGCAAAATCGTTATGTTTTTTCAGACGGGATGTAA
- the recA gene encoding recombinase RecA: MVTKKTTKKDDKDSQAKGRKAALDEALKKIEKNFGKGSVMVLGDNALTQVETYPSGSVKLDVALGVGGYPKGRIIEVYGPESSGKTTIALHAVAEVQKAGGTAAYIDAENALDVKYAEALGVKKDELLLSQPDTGEQGLEIADALVQSGAVDMIVVDSVAALVPRAEIEGEMGDSHVGLQARLMSQALRKLAGTLNRTGTIAIFINQIREKIGVMFGNPETTPGGRALKFYSTIRLEVRRSTQIKDGTDVTGNLTKVKVVKNKVAPPFKVAEVDIMYGKGISQTGEILDLGAEQEIIRKAGAFYYYNDIKVGQGREKAKEFLDAPENAEMRQEIYTKVRDAFGIGDGDSSEMLESDDVSDLDQTDTLELVSDDDDLTDEPIV, translated from the coding sequence ATGGTAACTAAAAAAACGACTAAAAAAGATGATAAAGACAGTCAAGCAAAAGGTCGCAAAGCAGCATTAGATGAAGCGCTAAAGAAAATAGAAAAAAACTTTGGTAAGGGCTCTGTTATGGTATTGGGAGACAATGCACTAACACAGGTTGAAACTTATCCTTCAGGCTCAGTTAAACTAGATGTTGCATTAGGCGTTGGTGGCTACCCAAAAGGCCGTATTATTGAAGTTTATGGACCAGAATCATCTGGTAAAACGACAATTGCCTTACATGCTGTTGCAGAAGTACAGAAAGCAGGCGGTACAGCGGCTTATATTGATGCTGAAAATGCTTTGGATGTTAAATATGCCGAAGCATTGGGTGTAAAAAAAGATGAATTATTGCTATCACAACCAGATACTGGTGAACAAGGGTTAGAAATTGCTGATGCGCTAGTTCAATCAGGCGCTGTAGACATGATTGTTGTTGATTCCGTTGCCGCGTTGGTACCTCGTGCCGAAATTGAAGGTGAAATGGGCGATTCTCATGTTGGATTACAAGCACGTCTCATGAGCCAAGCGTTACGTAAATTGGCAGGTACACTAAATCGTACAGGAACAATTGCTATTTTTATTAATCAAATTCGTGAAAAAATTGGCGTGATGTTTGGTAATCCCGAAACAACACCTGGCGGCCGTGCATTGAAATTTTATTCAACAATTCGTTTAGAAGTTCGTCGTTCAACTCAAATTAAAGATGGTACTGATGTGACCGGAAATTTAACAAAGGTTAAGGTCGTAAAGAATAAGGTAGCACCACCATTCAAAGTTGCTGAAGTTGATATTATGTATGGTAAGGGAATCTCTCAGACAGGTGAAATACTAGATCTCGGTGCGGAACAAGAAATCATTAGGAAAGCCGGTGCTTTTTATTATTATAATGACATTAAAGTAGGTCAAGGTCGTGAAAAAGCTAAGGAATTTTTGGATGCACCTGAAAATGCCGAAATGAGACAGGAAATTTATACCAAAGTACGTGATGCTTTTGGTATAGGAGATGGTGATTCATCAGAGATGTTAGAGTCAGATGATGTGTCTGATTTAGATCAGACGGATACACTAGAACTAGTATCTGATGACGATGATTTAACAGATGAACCAATTGTATAA
- a CDS encoding response regulator transcription factor, giving the protein MAKILVVDDETSISTLLKYNLEQNGYTVTVAADGQTAYELIGKQNFDAILLDLMLPVMDGMTVLKTIRQDKISTPVILVTAKGDEFDRVFGLELGADDYITKPFSPREVIARLKAVLRRSQVDHHESERTDAIKIQNLVIDDNKKVVTKNDKILTLTPREYELLLYFSQRVGRVIDRETILTAVWGYEFVGESRMVDMHISNLREKIETNPKSPEVLKTVRGFGYTMVN; this is encoded by the coding sequence ATGGCAAAAATTTTAGTAGTGGATGATGAAACTTCAATTTCAACGTTGTTAAAATACAACTTAGAGCAAAATGGTTATACCGTAACCGTGGCAGCTGACGGTCAGACGGCCTATGAACTGATAGGCAAACAAAATTTTGATGCCATATTGCTTGATCTCATGTTGCCCGTGATGGATGGGATGACTGTTTTAAAAACGATACGTCAAGATAAAATCAGTACACCAGTGATACTGGTTACTGCAAAAGGTGATGAGTTTGACCGCGTATTTGGACTTGAATTAGGAGCTGATGACTATATCACAAAGCCGTTTAGTCCACGTGAAGTCATTGCGCGTCTGAAAGCTGTATTAAGGCGTTCGCAGGTTGATCATCATGAATCAGAACGAACAGATGCGATTAAAATTCAAAATCTAGTTATTGATGATAATAAAAAAGTCGTCACAAAAAATGATAAAATACTGACTCTGACACCACGAGAATACGAACTATTGTTGTACTTTTCTCAAAGGGTTGGTCGTGTGATTGATCGTGAAACGATTTTAACAGCGGTATGGGGTTATGAATTCGTGGGTGAAAGTCGTATGGTTGATATGCATATTAGTAATTTAAGAGAAAAGATTGAGACAAATCCAAAATCACCAGAAGTATTAAAAACAGTTCGTGGTTTTGGTTATACCATGGTTAATTAA
- a CDS encoding phosphate ABC transporter substrate-binding protein, with amino-acid sequence MNKTIVGIIGGVVVIAAGVAIYTNANSGKSTAKNEASKASSTNLSGKVLSLGSTALQPLAEQVGTSFQEKNPGVTITVQGGGSGAGLSQVASGSAQIGNSDVFAEEKEGVDASKLKDHQVAVVGIAPVVNSDVQVANISKEQLRDIFTGKITNWKSVGGKDEKIVVINRATGSGTRAVFEKNVLDGQNAVQSTEQDSNGTVQKIVSTTPGSISYLAFAYLDASGIKALNIDKVTPDKKNVEDNSWPIWAYEHMYTKGEPTGATKAFLAYFTTKDVQKTIVPKLGYIGLTDMKVTRDATGKVTNK; translated from the coding sequence ATGAACAAAACAATTGTCGGAATCATTGGTGGTGTCGTTGTTATAGCAGCAGGTGTCGCCATATATACGAATGCCAATTCAGGTAAGAGTACGGCAAAAAATGAAGCAAGTAAAGCATCGTCAACAAATTTGAGTGGCAAGGTGCTTTCGCTTGGCTCAACTGCTTTGCAACCATTAGCAGAACAAGTTGGTACATCATTCCAGGAAAAAAATCCCGGTGTCACAATTACAGTTCAAGGCGGCGGTTCTGGTGCTGGTTTGAGTCAAGTAGCTAGTGGTTCAGCGCAAATCGGTAATTCTGATGTCTTTGCGGAAGAAAAAGAAGGTGTTGACGCTTCTAAGTTGAAAGATCATCAGGTAGCAGTTGTTGGTATTGCACCAGTAGTCAATTCGGATGTGCAAGTTGCTAACATTTCTAAGGAACAACTACGTGATATCTTTACTGGTAAGATTACCAACTGGAAATCTGTTGGTGGTAAAGATGAAAAAATTGTCGTTATTAACCGTGCAACTGGATCAGGTACACGAGCAGTATTTGAGAAAAATGTGTTAGATGGTCAAAATGCAGTGCAATCAACAGAACAAGATTCTAATGGTACGGTGCAGAAAATAGTTTCTACCACACCGGGGTCTATTTCATACTTAGCCTTTGCTTATTTAGATGCTTCAGGTATTAAGGCATTAAATATTGACAAAGTAACACCAGATAAGAAAAATGTTGAAGATAATTCGTGGCCAATTTGGGCATATGAACATATGTATACCAAGGGTGAACCTACAGGTGCAACAAAGGCATTCTTAGCCTACTTTACAACAAAAGACGTGCAGAAGACAATTGTGCCTAAATTGGGTTATATTGGATTAACTGACATGAAAGTGACTCGTGATGCAACTGGTAAAGTGACTAATAAATAA
- a CDS encoding sensor histidine kinase: MKKKILKYLSFLAVNMIMTGLLDSMITFTNHQRLIVVSVMIIAAVFEMWLATLWENSQQQALRVMQKRIQSTIAGNIPREVLVEPGSSYDALIRQFNVLQNYIYHTQQAAQRDVTNYQSLLASLPVGVINVNRQHVIDVFNETAANLLGIARPTTPIAESLVIRQFTLSELITQTFNTKQHQQSILNLQIAGEVKQYEVSTLYHQGDLQHAEVMIILYDLTSVLQAERMQSDFLANASHELKTPLTAITGFVETLQGPAGESLETRQQFLGIVAEEAQRLTSLVSDILSLSRVQQKSEAVSLEMAVHDMVNDQWQHVQTLASVKHVALKNDVPSDFFVRGFKNDMATILQNLIVNAVKYNKPNGHILITAYKDHQHWQINVKDTGIGIPKNQQSRIFERFYRGDESRQRTIASGTGLGLSIVNEIVRKHNGDLKVNSQVGVGTTISVTLPL; the protein is encoded by the coding sequence ATGAAAAAAAAAATCTTGAAATATCTATCATTTTTAGCAGTTAATATGATTATGACAGGCTTGTTGGACAGCATGATAACTTTTACTAATCATCAACGACTTATTGTAGTTAGTGTCATGATTATTGCGGCAGTGTTTGAAATGTGGTTAGCAACACTTTGGGAGAACAGTCAGCAGCAAGCGTTGCGCGTGATGCAAAAAAGAATACAGTCAACGATAGCAGGAAATATACCGCGTGAAGTTTTAGTCGAACCAGGATCGTCATATGATGCATTGATTCGACAGTTTAATGTTTTACAAAACTATATTTATCATACACAACAAGCAGCACAAAGAGACGTGACAAATTATCAATCATTACTTGCAAGTTTGCCTGTGGGTGTCATTAATGTGAATCGGCAACATGTCATTGATGTTTTTAATGAAACGGCAGCTAATTTGTTAGGTATTGCTAGACCGACAACACCAATTGCCGAAAGTTTAGTTATTCGCCAATTTACACTTTCGGAACTAATCACACAAACCTTTAATACAAAGCAGCATCAACAATCAATTTTGAATTTACAAATTGCTGGTGAGGTAAAGCAGTATGAAGTGAGTACGTTATATCATCAAGGGGATTTGCAACATGCGGAAGTCATGATTATTTTATATGATCTTACTTCTGTTTTACAAGCTGAGCGTATGCAGTCAGATTTTTTAGCCAATGCGTCGCATGAATTAAAAACACCACTAACTGCAATTACTGGATTTGTCGAAACGTTACAAGGTCCAGCAGGCGAATCACTTGAAACGCGGCAACAGTTTCTTGGCATTGTAGCTGAGGAAGCGCAACGCCTAACATCACTTGTTAGTGATATTTTGTCGTTATCACGTGTCCAACAAAAAAGTGAAGCAGTGTCTCTTGAAATGGCAGTTCATGACATGGTAAATGATCAGTGGCAACATGTTCAGACATTAGCCAGTGTGAAACATGTCGCTCTCAAAAATGATGTGCCTTCTGATTTTTTTGTTAGGGGTTTTAAAAATGATATGGCAACTATTCTACAAAATTTGATTGTTAATGCGGTCAAGTATAACAAGCCAAACGGTCATATTTTAATCACAGCTTATAAAGATCACCAACACTGGCAAATTAATGTGAAAGATACAGGTATTGGTATTCCAAAGAATCAACAGTCTCGTATTTTTGAACGTTTTTATCGTGGGGATGAATCACGTCAACGCACGATTGCCAGCGGTACAGGTCTTGGGTTATCTATTGTAAATGAAATTGTCAGGAAACATAATGGTGATTTAAAGGTGAATTCTCAAGTCGGCGTTGGGACGACGATTAGTGTCACTTTACCTTTGTAA
- a CDS encoding phosphate ABC transporter substrate-binding protein PstS family protein — protein sequence MSKSHRGAIVSTIVAVGIVAVFGTAYAARDKGATSTSITAVGSTALQPLVEAAGEEYAKANLGTFINVQGGGTGTGLSQVSQGAVDLGNSDVFAEEKEGINAKKLVDHQVAVVGIAPLLNKTNGIKNLSTAQLKAIFTGKVTNWRQLGGENQKIIIINRAAGSGTRATFEKWGLQGAQSIQAQEQDSSGMVRSIVATTPGAISYTAFGYIDKTVVAASVNNIQPTNKNVSNGQYPIWSYEHVYTNGEPSKPVAKFLDYLMSKDIQSTLVPKLGYISIHDMHITRQVNGKVVER from the coding sequence ATGTCGAAATCACATCGCGGCGCGATTGTATCAACAATTGTAGCTGTGGGTATTGTGGCGGTATTTGGAACCGCTTATGCAGCACGAGATAAAGGTGCCACGAGCACATCAATCACGGCTGTCGGATCAACGGCGTTGCAACCACTCGTTGAGGCTGCCGGTGAAGAGTATGCAAAAGCAAACTTAGGCACATTTATAAATGTGCAAGGTGGCGGAACCGGTACAGGGCTAAGTCAGGTATCTCAGGGCGCTGTTGATCTTGGTAATTCAGATGTTTTTGCCGAGGAAAAAGAGGGCATTAATGCTAAAAAATTAGTGGATCACCAGGTTGCTGTTGTGGGTATTGCACCTCTTTTAAATAAAACTAATGGCATAAAAAATCTATCAACTGCCCAATTAAAAGCTATATTTACTGGCAAAGTAACTAATTGGCGTCAACTGGGTGGTGAAAATCAAAAAATTATTATTATTAATCGTGCGGCAGGGTCTGGTACACGAGCCACATTTGAAAAATGGGGCTTACAGGGTGCACAGAGTATCCAAGCGCAGGAACAAGATTCGTCTGGTATGGTCAGATCAATTGTTGCAACAACACCAGGAGCAATATCATATACAGCTTTTGGGTATATTGACAAAACAGTCGTGGCAGCATCAGTGAATAATATACAACCGACAAATAAAAATGTTTCAAATGGTCAGTATCCTATCTGGTCTTACGAGCATGTCTATACAAATGGGGAACCAAGTAAACCTGTCGCCAAGTTTTTGGATTATCTCATGTCAAAAGATATTCAAAGTACATTGGTGCCAAAATTAGGTTACATCTCTATACATGATATGCATATTACCCGACAGGTAAACGGTAAAGTCGTTGAAAGATAA
- the pstC gene encoding phosphate ABC transporter permease subunit PstC, with amino-acid sequence MDNITQKLMQKSESTKKDSLGKMISLAALILIVIVVVSIFAFVMSRGLSTFITGGVHVKDFLFGSTWNPSVVNPQTKQPYIGALPMIIGSFLVTFLAAIIATPFAIGTSLFMTEIAQKRGAKIMQPVIELLVGIPSVVYGFIGLTVVVPTIRHIFGGSGFGILSGTIVLFVMILPTITSMTVDTLKSVPRHYRESALAIGATRWQMIYKVVLRAATPGILTAIVFGMARAFGEALAVQMVIGNAALMPHNLISPASTLTSVLTMGIGNTVMGSLQNDVLWTLAMILLLMSLVFNLIVRAIGRKGEMK; translated from the coding sequence ATGGATAACATTACACAGAAGTTGATGCAAAAATCTGAATCAACAAAAAAAGATTCGTTAGGAAAGATGATCAGTTTAGCGGCTCTGATCCTGATTGTAATTGTGGTTGTTTCAATATTTGCCTTTGTTATGAGTCGTGGATTATCAACATTTATTACAGGTGGCGTCCATGTTAAAGACTTTTTATTTGGTTCAACATGGAATCCGTCGGTTGTTAATCCGCAAACAAAGCAGCCATATATCGGTGCATTGCCAATGATCATTGGCTCATTCTTAGTTACATTTTTGGCAGCAATTATAGCAACGCCTTTTGCTATAGGCACATCATTATTTATGACTGAGATTGCACAAAAACGTGGTGCAAAAATTATGCAACCTGTTATTGAGTTGTTAGTCGGTATTCCATCTGTTGTTTATGGATTTATTGGTTTAACTGTTGTTGTGCCAACTATTCGTCATATATTTGGCGGTTCAGGTTTTGGTATTTTATCGGGTACAATTGTACTTTTTGTTATGATTTTACCAACAATTACATCTATGACCGTTGATACTTTGAAATCTGTTCCGAGACATTATCGAGAATCGGCATTAGCTATAGGCGCAACGCGGTGGCAGATGATATATAAGGTTGTTCTACGTGCCGCAACACCTGGTATTTTAACAGCAATCGTTTTCGGTATGGCGCGTGCGTTTGGTGAGGCTTTAGCCGTGCAAATGGTTATTGGTAATGCGGCATTGATGCCACATAACTTGATATCACCAGCTTCAACATTAACATCAGTATTAACAATGGGAATTGGTAACACTGTCATGGGATCATTGCAAAATGATGTTTTGTGGACATTGGCGATGATTCTACTCCTAATGTCATTGGTATTTAACTTAATTGTTCGTGCGATTGGACGTAAAGGAGAAATGAAATAA
- the pstA gene encoding phosphate ABC transporter permease PstA encodes MNAKTADKIATGVIYAISAIVALILIAMLAFILVRGVPHLSWHFLTSPAKAFEAGGGIGIQLFNSFYLLILAMLISFPIALGAAIYLNEYAKKSKFTTVVRTAIEILSSLPSVVVGLFGFLIFVVQFHFGFSILSGAIALTFFNLPLLTRSIETSLAQIPDLQREAGSALGLSRWETVIHVILPAAVPSIVTGVVLSAGRVFGEAAALIYTAGQSAPALNFADWNPFNIASPLSPMRPAETLAVHIWKINSEGIMPDLDAVSAGASAVLIIVVLLFNLSARKIGAQLYKKLTSA; translated from the coding sequence ATGAATGCAAAAACTGCTGATAAAATAGCAACGGGCGTGATTTATGCAATTTCTGCTATTGTGGCGCTAATTTTGATTGCGATGCTTGCCTTCATCTTGGTAAGAGGTGTACCGCACTTATCTTGGCATTTCTTAACTTCACCAGCAAAGGCCTTTGAGGCTGGCGGCGGTATTGGTATCCAGCTTTTTAATTCGTTTTATTTGCTCATTTTAGCAATGCTCATTAGCTTTCCAATTGCTTTAGGGGCGGCTATTTATTTGAATGAATATGCTAAAAAAAGTAAGTTTACAACAGTGGTGCGTACAGCAATTGAAATTTTAAGCTCGTTACCATCAGTTGTTGTTGGCTTGTTTGGTTTCTTGATATTTGTTGTACAATTCCATTTTGGATTCTCAATTTTATCCGGTGCGATTGCGTTGACTTTCTTTAACTTACCCTTGTTGACCCGATCAATCGAAACGAGTTTAGCACAAATTCCTGACCTTCAACGAGAAGCTGGGTCAGCTCTTGGCTTATCACGTTGGGAAACCGTCATTCATGTGATTTTGCCAGCTGCTGTGCCATCAATAGTTACGGGTGTGGTTTTGTCAGCTGGTCGTGTTTTCGGTGAAGCAGCCGCCTTGATTTACACAGCAGGACAATCAGCTCCAGCATTGAATTTTGCTGATTGGAATCCATTTAACATTGCTAGCCCGTTGAGTCCAATGCGTCCTGCTGAAACTTTGGCTGTTCATATTTGGAAAATTAATTCTGAAGGCATTATGCCGGATTTAGATGCAGTTTCTGCTGGTGCTTCCGCAGTTCTGATTATTGTTGTGTTGCTATTTAACTTGAGTGCTCGAAAAATTGGTGCACAGCTTTACAAAAAACTGACAAGTGCCTAA
- the pstB gene encoding phosphate ABC transporter ATP-binding protein PstB — translation MANNIDLKPVSEFITENAPERFIVDMNSDKHEIAISTKDLQVYYGDNLALSEGDLSFERYKITSLVGASGSGKSTFLRSLNRMNDSVATVNGNIMYRGVDINTKAIDVYEMRRHIGMVFQRPNPFAKSIYNNITFALTQRDHYTKQELDEIVETSLKQAALWDQVKDELDKSALALSGGQAQRLVIARALALKPDILLLDEPSSALDPISSAQVEDTLLELKNQYTIIIVTHNMQQAARISDYTAFFHMGKVIEYDLTRKIFTRPKVALTNDYISGNFG, via the coding sequence ATGGCTAATAACATTGATTTAAAACCAGTGAGCGAGTTCATTACTGAAAATGCGCCAGAGCGTTTCATTGTTGACATGAACTCTGACAAGCATGAAATTGCGATTTCAACAAAAGATTTACAAGTTTATTATGGTGATAATTTAGCATTGAGTGAAGGCGATTTATCTTTTGAACGCTATAAAATTACAAGCTTAGTAGGTGCATCTGGCTCAGGTAAGTCAACATTTTTGCGCTCTTTAAATCGCATGAATGATAGTGTTGCCACAGTTAATGGTAATATTATGTATCGTGGTGTTGATATTAATACAAAAGCAATTGACGTTTATGAAATGCGCCGTCATATTGGTATGGTTTTTCAAAGACCCAATCCTTTTGCAAAATCAATTTACAATAACATTACATTTGCCTTAACGCAACGTGATCACTATACTAAGCAAGAACTTGATGAAATTGTTGAAACAAGTTTAAAACAAGCAGCATTATGGGACCAAGTTAAGGATGAGTTGGATAAGTCGGCGCTAGCTTTGTCTGGTGGGCAGGCACAACGTCTAGTAATTGCTCGTGCGTTAGCTCTAAAACCGGATATTTTGTTGCTAGATGAACCATCAAGTGCTCTTGATCCAATATCTTCTGCCCAAGTGGAAGATACATTATTGGAATTAAAAAATCAGTATACAATTATTATCGTGACTCACAATATGCAACAAGCAGCACGTATCAGTGATTACACAGCGTTTTTCCACATGGGTAAGGTCATAGAGTATGATTTGACACGCAAGATTTTTACGCGACCAAAAGTAGCATTGACAAATGATTACATTTCGGGGAACTTCGGATGA
- the pstB gene encoding phosphate ABC transporter ATP-binding protein PstB, whose amino-acid sequence MTDIKQDNILETRDVKLWYGQKEALHGINLNFPKKGITALIGPSGSGKSTYLRALNRMHDLEDNVTVTGTFDFNGTDIYAPTTDTVDLRKQIGMVFQQPNPFPFSIYENVAFGLKLAGIKDKAVLDEAVEKSLKQSSVWEEVKDDLHKSALGLSGGQQQRVSLARVLATAPDLLLLDEPTSALDPVSSHNIEETLLNLRDDYAMIIVTHSMSQASRISDRTAFFLSGDLIEVDATKHIFLNPQRQETQDYVSGRFG is encoded by the coding sequence ATGACAGATATTAAACAAGACAATATACTTGAAACACGAGATGTTAAATTATGGTACGGTCAAAAAGAAGCACTGCATGGGATTAATCTTAATTTCCCTAAAAAAGGGATTACTGCTTTGATTGGACCTTCGGGATCAGGTAAGTCAACTTATTTACGTGCTTTAAATCGGATGCATGACTTAGAAGATAATGTGACAGTGACTGGAACATTTGATTTTAATGGGACAGATATTTATGCACCAACAACAGACACAGTTGATTTGCGTAAACAAATTGGGATGGTTTTCCAACAACCTAATCCGTTTCCATTCTCTATTTATGAAAATGTTGCTTTTGGTTTAAAATTGGCAGGAATTAAAGATAAAGCAGTACTTGATGAGGCAGTTGAAAAATCTTTGAAGCAATCATCTGTTTGGGAAGAAGTAAAAGATGATTTGCATAAGTCAGCGTTAGGGCTATCTGGTGGACAACAACAGCGTGTATCGCTGGCACGTGTTTTGGCTACAGCCCCAGACTTATTATTATTGGATGAGCCGACCTCTGCTTTAGACCCAGTTTCTAGTCATAATATTGAAGAAACACTCTTGAACTTGCGTGACGATTATGCGATGATTATTGTTACACACTCGATGTCTCAAGCTTCAAGAATATCGGACCGGACCGCTTTCTTTTTAAGTGGTGATTTAATTGAAGTTGATGCAACTAAGCATATTTTCTTAAATCCGCAAAGACAAGAGACACAAGACTATGTCAGTGGTCGATTTGGATAA